In Zingiber officinale cultivar Zhangliang chromosome 1A, Zo_v1.1, whole genome shotgun sequence, the DNA window agtttaattATAGTATAGTATAAATAATGGAACCACATGAACACATCAATATTATATCTCAAATTCTAAGAAATATTTATATTTGTGATTAAAATTTGACATTTCGACATATCTATGCACATTCATTGGAAGAACAATAACAAATGGTACAACAGAACAATATTTCCCACAAATATAAACAATAAATAGGAGGACGTAAAACAATAAGAGAATCACAAAGAAAGTAAGAATATTGGAGAAATATAAATCAGAATTTTGCAGAACTCCCAAGATAAATCAGAAAATGGAGACTGATCATCAAAGTAATTGGAAAATTGAGCAACTAGGTTGATACACCAGGTTTGACCATCTTTTTAGCTCTGGAAATTGTAGCCCGAGGAATCCATTTTAACACACGAATTCCGAAGGGATAAACATAAGAATTTGTGGCCAATAATTCACTGAGACAGAGTTCACGGATCGATAGCCGAagctaatttaaataaaaatttgaacaAGGAAAAAGGAGGATCGGAAAAGCGTAAATttgaaaatctaaccatgaaACTTCTTTCGCTTTGATTCCTCCGAACTCATACGATCGAGACCTTTGCCCCAACCTCCTCGAGCTGCTTCTTGGCCTCTTCCGCCTCCTCCTTTGATGCGCCCTCCTTGAACTTCTTCGGAAGCCCCTCGATCAAGTCCTTGGCCTCCTTGAGGGGAAGGTTCGtcagcgcccggaccaccttgatgGTGGCGATCCTGGCGTTGCTTGGGACCTCCTCGATGACCACGTCGAACTCGGTCTTTTCCTCTACCGCCGCCTCTCCTCCGGCGGCCGCGTCAGTGGCGGCTCCGGGAGCAACGGCAACAGCGGCGGGCGCGAAGGCGGCGGCAGAGACGCCGAGACGGTCCTGGAGGTGGTCGACGAGGCTGCGGGCTTCCTCCAGTGTGAGGTTGGAGATGATGGTGCCGATCTCTTCGATCTTTGGAGAGACCGCAGCAGGCGAGCGGACGAAGGTGGCGCGGCGGCAGCCGCGACGGGGGAATGACTGGGCAGCGAACTTTAGGGCCTTGGAAGGGGATTCGGGCGAGGAGGAGGCGGTGGAAGGGGCGGAGTAGTAGGCAACGAGGGAGAGAGCGGAGGTGAGCGTGGCCGCCATCTTTGCTCCTCTGGCGATCGGGAGAGGGATGAGGATTGAAGAGGGAGCGGAAGGAGAAAAGGGATAAGGCAGCGACTGCAAATAGACAGCTGCGAGTGGTGAAATTAGACGAGCC includes these proteins:
- the LOC122037757 gene encoding 50S ribosomal protein L12, chloroplastic-like, which produces MAATLTSALSLVAYYSAPSTASSSPESPSKALKFAAQSFPRRGCRRATFVRSPAAVSPKIEEIGTIISNLTLEEARSLVDHLQDRLGVSAAAFAPAAVAVAPGAATDAAAGGEAAVEEKTEFDVVIEEVPSNARIATIKVVRALTNLPLKEAKDLIEGLPKKFKEGASKEEAEEAKKQLEEVGAKVSIV